Sequence from the Salinicoccus sp. Bachu38 genome:
GCACCTACCAGAATCAATTGCTTGGGTGAGACCCCGGATATGAGCCTGTCCAGTGACACCAGGCCCGTCTTGATGATGGTTGTTGAATCTTCGTTATACAGACTGTTGAATATGGTCTTCAGTGTGTCGCGTTTCCCATCTGCCTGCACCAGGTCAACCTTCTCCAACTTGTCGATCCGGTTGCGGATATCCATGCGGCTTGCAGGGGTCGGTGCATTCATGTACCTTTCAATGGCTTTATCAAGTTCCCGGTGTTTGTAGTGCTCCAGCACCTGCTCCTGATCGAACATGAAGCCCTTGTCGGTTGGTACTTCCATATAGGCAATCTGTTTCACGAATTCATAGCCACCATATACTTCCGGAGCCTTCACTGATTCACTGATGAGCTGCTGTTTATCAAATTCAGGATCGTTGAGCAACCGGGCGGCCAATGCAGCATGCTTTTCATTTTCGAAGTATCCTGGTTCCAGTCTCAGCCGTCTTCTGAGATTCGGGAAATTGAGTGCTTTGGCGAGTACGGTCTTTTCGAAGTATTCCACTTCGGTAAATCGGGAGAGGTCATTCATGGCCGGCACCTCCCTTGAGCATCGCCTGGAGCTTTTCCAGTTTCTCTTCACGTTCCCTCGCAAGTTTCGGGTCTGCCTTTTCACGCTCGACCTGTTCAATATCTGCCTGCATCCGGTCATCACTGTGTATTTCCCTGATATGCACGATATGTGCCAGTTTTGGTGGAAATATCTCTTTGGTCGCATAATCATCAAGTTTGGCCATCGTCATGTAATGATCGCCTTTCATGATCTGCCGCACCCATGCCTGCTTCGTTGCGATATCTGCATCATTGAGAAAGGATGGGTAATAGGATTTGATGCGACCCAGCACTTCTTTGGCTTCTTCATAATTCATGGAACCACCTACAATCCTTTCAGGAAGGCATTGCCATCTTCTGAAGCTGGTTTGCTGTCCGCTTCATACAGATTGCCTTTGACATATTCGTGATCATCCAGGAACCGCTCTTCATTCAGGAAGGTGGCTGGATATGCCTGGAACCGTTTATCCTCAGCCTTGATGCTCTTGAGATATGCGATGGTGCCGGCCCTGATGATGTCCCACTCATGATTTCTTATGGCCCTGTCGAATGCTTTGGAAGCTTTGGGCCTCGCCTTCTTCTTGCTGTAGAGCGTGTAGAAGTCTTCAAAGTGCGCATGTTCTTTATTGGTTATATTATTCCTGGTTATATTATTATCAGTTATGCTATTCTCTTTAACAGTTCCGTCAACGGCCGGTGCCCCGCCTGACAACGGTCCATTATCAGAATGGTCAACAGCCGTTGCCGTCTGTGTTGACGGGTATATCTTCCTATTCGTTACGACAGTGCCATTTCTCTTATAGACGATGCTGATATACCCTCTCGATTTCAGTTTCTTCAACCGCCGGGATACGGTGACATCCGTTACGCTGAAGAGATTGGCAAAGTAGTCATTGGATGCGTAGCAGTAGCCATGCTTATTCGATAGTGCAGTGATTTCTGCATATAATATCTTTTCATCACCGGTAAGGTCGGGGTCATACCGTACCTCGGCAGTAATGAATCCAAAGTAGCTTGGATGATTCTCCATATTGAATGCCTCCGATTCGTGCCTTATTTATTTTGGAATATTTATTATCGTACCGTTTTTTTCCATTGCGTTCTTTTTACCTGTGGCTCTCTTCCATTGCCTCTAACAATTTCATAAAATCGCGTTTATGCGACTATGATGTTAAAAAAATATCTTTTGCCTCCCCCTTCGTCAGAGGAATCACCTCTACCATCTTTTGAATATCACCAATGGTGAATGATTCTCCACCACCCTTCATCTTTCTGTAAAATGTAGAACGATCCATTCCTATGGCTGCAGCCACTTTTTCCTGCGTCATGTTTTTCTTGGTCAGAAGTTCTTTAAGCTTTAAAGTATCCACCATTTTTCATGCCTCCTTAAATCGCGTTTATGCGACCAGGTGATTAATATAGTAACACAACAAAAAGTGATGTCAATAAATTAATATCATAAATGCGACAATATTAGTTGCGTATTTGCAACAACGTATATATAATACAAGTATAAATTAAGGGTATTCCGGGGAGGATAAAACCATGGATGTAGGGGAAAGAATTAGACATCGACGGAAAGAGCTGGACGTTTCTGCTGATGCGCTTGCGAACTTTGTGGGGGTTTCGAGGGCAACGATCTTCAGATATGAAAGAGGCGATATAGAAAAAATGCCTGCAGTCACACTGAAAAAGATTGCTGAGAAGTTGAGAACCACCCCAGCATTCCTGATGGGATGGACTGAAGAAAAAGAAACTGAAGCAGCTCCCATTGATACCATCGCCGCCCATATTGACGATGATGTTACCGAAGAAGAGATGGATGATATTGTGAAGTATATCGAGTTTATCAAATCCCAGCATAAAGGCAAGTAAGGTGATAAGGTGCAACAGCTTGAAAGATTGATTTCGCGTGTTCCGGAAGTGAATATTACGCATGACCATCTCATGCCCAAAAGTCTGGATGGTCTCTACTACGATGATAATATACGGCTTAACGCAAACAATGACTACTACAAAAATGTAGCGGTGCTCGCTGAAGAGATCGGCCACTACTATACATCAAATGGTCATATCACAAACTATAAAGACATCAATAATATGAGGCAGGAAATCCGTGCCCGTCGCGTCGGCATAAAACTTGTTCTGCCTCTGGAGAGTCTGATCGACTGCTATGAGAAAGGGCACTGGGGTGATCTGTATGCGATGTGTCTGCACCTGGAGATTGACAGAAGCTACTTTGAAGAAGCAATCGAGGATTATAAGCAGCAGTTTGGATCCTATGTAAAATATGACGGCTATCTCATAGAATTCGAGCCATTGAAAATAAAACGAAGCTAATCATGCATAATTCAATGGTGACTTGCTGATTATGGATAACCGCTCAACCGAGAGCATAGCCAGGTGCCTGAGGAAATACCACCGAGGTACAGCTCGGCATTTACGCTCATATGACTGATTCAATGGAATATGATCAGCATACTTCACGATGTAAAATGGAGGTAATTCATATTTTTATTCAAGAGGAAAGAAACCTATGGCTCAATAAAAAATATACTGCCGCTCCCAGGAAGTATGATTATTTGAAAGTGGGAAAGTTGACAGATACTTTTGTAGTACTGGATTTTGAAACTACTGGATTCCGACCTTTGGAAAATGAGATCATCCAATATGGACTGGTTGAATATGAGAATGGCAGAGTCGTAAATGAAAAGTCCCAGTATATAAAGCCTGATTTTGGGATACCACGAAAAATCACAAGCATAACAGGAATATCCGATAGTACCGTAAGAAACTCCCCCGGAATCGAGGAAGTAATCGAAGAATTGTATTGCTCCTTAAAAGATAAAACAATAGTTGCACATAACGCCGCTTTCGATATGAAGTTTCTATTGCAAAATCTAGCTGAGGCAAATATCGAGCATGGAAGGTTCGGGGTGATTGATACCCTTTCCTTCGCACGAAGATATATCAGGAATGTTCCCAACCACAAATTGCCTACTCTTAAAAAGGTGTTTGATCTTGATAGTGGACATTCCCACGATGCACTCAACGATTGTAGGGC
This genomic interval carries:
- a CDS encoding helix-turn-helix domain-containing protein produces the protein MVDTLKLKELLTKKNMTQEKVAAAIGMDRSTFYRKMKGGGESFTIGDIQKMVEVIPLTKGEAKDIFLTS
- a CDS encoding 3'-5' exonuclease, which gives rise to MEYDQHTSRCKMEVIHIFIQEERNLWLNKKYTAAPRKYDYLKVGKLTDTFVVLDFETTGFRPLENEIIQYGLVEYENGRVVNEKSQYIKPDFGIPRKITSITGISDSTVRNSPGIEEVIEELYCSLKDKTIVAHNAAFDMKFLLQNLAEANIEHGRFGVIDTLSFARRYIRNVPNHKLPTLKKVFDLDSGHSHDALNDCRATGKLALLLYEKSLKEF
- a CDS encoding ImmA/IrrE family metallo-endopeptidase, with the translated sequence MQQLERLISRVPEVNITHDHLMPKSLDGLYYDDNIRLNANNDYYKNVAVLAEEIGHYYTSNGHITNYKDINNMRQEIRARRVGIKLVLPLESLIDCYEKGHWGDLYAMCLHLEIDRSYFEEAIEDYKQQFGSYVKYDGYLIEFEPLKIKRS
- a CDS encoding helix-turn-helix domain-containing protein, translating into MDVGERIRHRRKELDVSADALANFVGVSRATIFRYERGDIEKMPAVTLKKIAEKLRTTPAFLMGWTEEKETEAAPIDTIAAHIDDDVTEEEMDDIVKYIEFIKSQHKGK
- a CDS encoding helix-turn-helix domain-containing protein: MENHPSYFGFITAEVRYDPDLTGDEKILYAEITALSNKHGYCYASNDYFANLFSVTDVTVSRRLKKLKSRGYISIVYKRNGTVVTNRKIYPSTQTATAVDHSDNGPLSGGAPAVDGTVKENSITDNNITRNNITNKEHAHFEDFYTLYSKKKARPKASKAFDRAIRNHEWDIIRAGTIAYLKSIKAEDKRFQAYPATFLNEERFLDDHEYVKGNLYEADSKPASEDGNAFLKGL